A stretch of Pseudolysobacter antarcticus DNA encodes these proteins:
- the cysS gene encoding cysteine--tRNA ligase: MKLKLHNSLTRRIEEFTPQNPERVTMYLCGPTVYNYVHIGNARPAVVFDLLARLLRRQYPQVVYARNITDVDDKINIAATEQGVPIGTITAKFAQAYREDMAALGVAPPDIEPHATEHIPQMIAMCERLIADGHAYAAENHVLFSVDSYPAYGQLSGRSTEDMIAGARVEVAPYKKSPGDFVLWKPSTLDLPGWDSPWGRGRPGWHIECSAMCEAHLGDTIDIHAGGIDLQFPHHENEIAQSTCAHGGKIFAKYWLHNGMLNMDGRKMSKSLGNVLQLHELLKLHPPELLRFLLLRAQYRQPADWSESALKQARATLDGWYGALRDLLDVPVDPRDEVVPTDFEAALCDDLNTPEAFAILSRLVDDTRKAATPEQRTSAKAKLLGAAHLLGLLTLHLDPQAWFQQNAAGDESDVAQIEQLVAARQSAKQAKDFALADSLRAQLLALGVVVEDSAQGPRWKRVSIDELA; this comes from the coding sequence ATGAAGCTGAAACTGCATAACTCGCTGACGCGTCGTATCGAAGAATTTACCCCGCAAAACCCCGAACGAGTGACGATGTATCTGTGTGGGCCTACGGTCTACAACTATGTGCATATCGGCAATGCGCGCCCGGCGGTGGTGTTCGACCTGCTCGCGCGACTGCTGCGGCGCCAGTATCCGCAGGTGGTGTATGCACGCAACATCACCGACGTCGACGACAAGATCAATATCGCCGCGACTGAACAAGGCGTGCCGATCGGCACGATCACGGCAAAATTCGCGCAGGCCTATCGTGAAGATATGGCCGCGCTCGGCGTGGCGCCGCCAGATATCGAACCGCATGCGACCGAACATATCCCGCAGATGATTGCGATGTGCGAGCGCCTGATTGCCGATGGTCATGCGTATGCCGCCGAAAATCATGTGCTGTTTTCGGTCGATTCCTATCCGGCCTACGGCCAGCTATCGGGCCGCTCGACCGAAGACATGATCGCCGGTGCGCGAGTCGAAGTGGCGCCGTATAAAAAATCGCCGGGCGATTTTGTGTTGTGGAAACCCTCGACGCTGGATCTGCCCGGATGGGATAGCCCGTGGGGTCGCGGTCGGCCAGGTTGGCATATCGAATGCTCGGCGATGTGCGAGGCGCATCTCGGTGACACCATCGACATCCATGCCGGCGGCATCGACCTACAGTTTCCGCATCACGAAAATGAAATCGCGCAAAGCACCTGCGCGCATGGTGGAAAAATATTCGCGAAGTATTGGCTGCACAACGGCATGCTCAACATGGACGGGCGCAAGATGTCGAAGTCGCTCGGCAACGTGCTGCAGTTGCACGAGCTGCTGAAGCTGCATCCGCCGGAACTGCTGCGTTTTCTGCTGCTCAGGGCGCAATACCGCCAACCCGCCGACTGGTCCGAAAGCGCACTGAAGCAAGCGCGTGCAACCTTAGATGGCTGGTATGGCGCGCTGCGCGATCTGCTTGATGTGCCTGTCGATCCGCGTGACGAAGTGGTGCCGACGGATTTTGAAGCCGCACTATGCGATGATTTGAATACGCCCGAGGCGTTCGCGATTTTGTCGCGCTTGGTAGATGACACACGCAAGGCGGCAACTCCCGAGCAACGGACCAGCGCGAAAGCAAAACTGCTCGGTGCCGCGCATTTGCTGGGATTGCTCACGCTGCATCTCGATCCGCAGGCGTGGTTCCAGCAAAATGCTGCGGGCGACGAGAGCGATGTAGCGCAGATCGAACAACTCGTTGCCGCACGTCAAAGCGCAAAACAAGCGAAGGACTTCGCCCTCGCCGATTCGCTGCGCGCACAGCTCCTCGCGCTGGGTGTCGTGGTCGAAGACAGTGCACAAGGACCGCGCTGGAAACGAGTGAGCATTGATGAGCTCGCTTGA
- a CDS encoding glycine zipper 2TM domain-containing protein: MLLSHAILMLALLLLAGVGSAQEQANDGAPAAAEDAVHFGWADVLRVDPVHESARGQGTHEECDEVPVQRSERRSNSGGGTVIGAIVGGVLGHTIGKGDGRRAATVAGAVVGGAVGNGVSRGGDGSYTATETHCIEVPDDSIPDQRIVAYDVEYRYRGEVYMSRVSYDPGDRMRVRVSVLPAE, encoded by the coding sequence ATGTTGTTGTCCCATGCGATTCTGATGCTGGCGCTGCTGCTTTTGGCAGGCGTCGGATCGGCGCAAGAACAAGCCAACGATGGCGCGCCGGCTGCTGCCGAAGATGCGGTGCATTTCGGTTGGGCCGATGTATTGCGCGTCGATCCGGTGCACGAATCCGCGCGTGGTCAAGGTACGCACGAGGAGTGCGATGAAGTGCCGGTGCAGCGTTCCGAACGCCGCTCAAACAGCGGTGGCGGCACGGTTATTGGTGCGATCGTCGGCGGCGTACTCGGGCATACCATCGGCAAGGGCGATGGCCGCAGGGCCGCGACCGTGGCCGGCGCGGTGGTCGGTGGCGCGGTTGGCAATGGCGTATCGCGCGGCGGCGATGGCTCATACACCGCAACCGAAACGCACTGCATTGAGGTTCCCGACGACAGTATTCCCGATCAACGGATCGTTGCCTACGATGTGGAATATCGCTATCGCGGCGAAGTCTACATGTCGCGTGTGAGTTACGATCCGGGTGATCGCATGCGCGTTCGTGTCAGCGTTTTGCCGGCGGAATAG
- a CDS encoding N-acetylornithine carbamoyltransferase: protein MTIHHFLNTQDWTRSELDTLLSQAAEFKRNKFGRELEGRSIALLFFNPSMRTRTSFELGAQQLGGHAVVLQPGKDAWGIEFDVGTVMDGEAEEHIAEVARVLSRYVDMIGVRAFPKFQQWAVDREDRVLKSFAKYATVPIINLETITHPCQELAHILALQEHLGELKNRKYVLTWTYHPKPLNTAVANSALMIATRFGMDVTLLCPTPEYALDPRYMDFAKQNAVENGGSLTISHDVESAYRDAHVIYAKSWGALPYFGRWEQEKPIREAHRHFMVDEAKMALTDNAVFSHCLPLRRNIKATDAVMDSPRCIAIDEAENRLHVQKAVMARLMVR from the coding sequence ATGACCATTCACCACTTTCTCAATACCCAGGACTGGACTCGCAGCGAGCTCGATACGCTGCTGTCGCAGGCCGCCGAGTTCAAGCGCAACAAGTTCGGCCGCGAACTCGAAGGCCGCAGCATTGCGTTGCTGTTCTTCAATCCGTCGATGCGCACACGCACCAGTTTTGAACTCGGTGCGCAGCAGCTCGGTGGTCACGCCGTGGTGCTGCAGCCGGGCAAGGATGCATGGGGCATCGAGTTCGATGTCGGCACGGTGATGGATGGCGAGGCCGAGGAGCACATCGCCGAAGTCGCGCGCGTGTTGTCGCGCTATGTCGACATGATCGGCGTGCGCGCATTTCCGAAGTTCCAGCAGTGGGCGGTGGATCGCGAAGATCGTGTGCTCAAGAGTTTTGCGAAATACGCGACCGTGCCGATCATCAATCTCGAAACGATCACTCATCCGTGCCAGGAACTCGCGCATATCCTCGCGCTGCAAGAGCATCTCGGCGAGTTGAAAAATCGCAAATACGTACTGACCTGGACCTACCATCCGAAGCCGCTGAATACTGCCGTCGCGAATTCGGCGCTGATGATCGCGACGCGTTTCGGCATGGATGTGACGTTGCTGTGCCCGACGCCGGAATACGCACTCGATCCGCGCTACATGGACTTCGCCAAACAGAACGCCGTCGAAAACGGTGGCTCGTTGACGATCAGCCACGATGTCGAATCGGCCTATCGCGACGCGCATGTGATCTACGCCAAAAGCTGGGGTGCGTTGCCGTATTTCGGGCGATGGGAGCAGGAAAAACCGATCCGCGAAGCACACCGGCATTTCATGGTCGATGAGGCCAAGATGGCGCTCACCGACAACGCCGTTTTCAGCCATTGCCTGCCGCTACGCCGCAACATCAAGGCCACCGATGCGGTGATGGATTCACCGCGTTGCATCGCGATCGACGAGGCCGAAAATCGACTGCATGTGCAGAAGGCGGTGATGGCGCGGTTGATGGTTCGCTAG
- a CDS encoding argininosuccinate synthase, protein MSSAKDIVLAFSGGLDTSFCVPWLIERGYRVHTMFADTGGVSAEERAYIEARAHELGVASHRTVDAGQAIWDEFVRPLIWAGEFYQGQYPLLVSDRYLIVKESLKLCDELGTKYFAHGCTGMGNDQVRFDLTVKALGDYEIVAPIREIQRDVKEVRAWEQAYLEERGYEVRAKVKAYTINENVLGVTMSGGEIDRWEAPGSGVEGWCAKPADWPKEALQVEIEFKHGIAVALNGTATAGAEILTTLNREFARYGVGRGLYTGDTTIGLKGRILFEAPALTALHVAHRALEEAVLTKSQNRFKPEVGRKWTELVYEGFFYDPLKHDLEAYLASSQRMVNGTVTLETRGVQVDAIALQSPHLLQTAKATYAQAADWGVAEAEGFIRLYGQSSTLWAEVNRGLTHE, encoded by the coding sequence ATGTCCTCTGCCAAAGATATCGTCCTCGCCTTTTCCGGTGGCCTCGACACCAGCTTCTGCGTGCCGTGGCTGATCGAACGCGGCTACCGCGTCCACACGATGTTCGCCGACACCGGCGGGGTATCGGCGGAAGAACGCGCCTACATCGAAGCGCGTGCGCATGAGTTGGGCGTTGCCTCACATCGCACCGTCGATGCCGGCCAAGCCATCTGGGACGAGTTCGTGCGCCCGCTGATCTGGGCCGGTGAGTTCTATCAGGGCCAGTATCCGTTGCTGGTGTCGGATCGTTATCTGATCGTCAAGGAATCACTCAAACTCTGCGACGAACTCGGCACGAAATATTTCGCGCACGGCTGCACCGGCATGGGCAACGATCAGGTGCGCTTTGATCTCACGGTGAAAGCGCTTGGCGACTACGAAATCGTCGCGCCGATCCGCGAAATCCAGCGTGACGTGAAAGAAGTTCGTGCTTGGGAACAAGCCTATCTCGAAGAACGCGGCTACGAAGTGCGGGCCAAGGTCAAGGCTTACACGATCAATGAAAACGTACTCGGTGTGACCATGTCAGGCGGCGAAATTGATCGCTGGGAAGCACCCGGCAGCGGTGTCGAAGGCTGGTGCGCGAAACCGGCGGATTGGCCAAAAGAAGCGTTGCAGGTCGAGATCGAATTCAAGCACGGCATTGCCGTCGCATTGAACGGCACGGCGACTGCGGGCGCGGAAATTCTGACGACGTTGAATCGCGAATTCGCGCGTTACGGCGTCGGTCGCGGTTTGTATACCGGCGATACCACGATCGGCCTGAAAGGTCGAATTTTGTTCGAGGCGCCAGCGTTGACCGCGCTGCATGTCGCGCATCGTGCGCTCGAAGAAGCCGTGTTGACCAAGTCGCAGAATCGCTTCAAGCCCGAGGTCGGGCGCAAGTGGACCGAACTGGTTTACGAAGGGTTTTTCTACGATCCGCTCAAGCATGATCTCGAAGCGTATCTCGCATCAAGCCAGCGTATGGTCAACGGCACCGTGACGCTGGAAACACGCGGTGTGCAGGTCGACGCGATTGCGCTGCAGTCGCCGCATCTGCTGCAAACCGCCAAGGCAACCTATGCGCAGGCGGCCGATTGGGGTGTCGCCGAGGCTGAAGGATTTATCCGTTTATACGGCCAAAGCTCGACGCTGTGGGCTGAAGTGAATCGGGGTCTCACGCATGAATGA
- a CDS encoding acetylornithine deacetylase, with protein MNDSLAAALVHLRALVACDTQNPPRAIGTDGIFDYLRSVLPDFRIEVIDHGAGAVSMLAVRGTPDLLFNFHLDTVPRSPAWTHDPHDLHVTEHRAIGLGACDIKGAAACMLAAIARTKGDVALLFSSDEEANDARCIAAFLASDHGFKRVVVAEPTEAHAVLAHRGICSVLMRFQGNTGHASGERALHDSALHQAIRWGQRALDFVEAQQHARFGGLSGLRFNIGRIEGGIKANMIAPSAELRFGFRPLPSQGIDELLAVFRDFADASGLIQFDALFRGPTLPAGDIAHAEARRLEARDLADELELPIGNAVDFWTEASLFSAAGLTALVYGPGNIAQAHTADEWVALDQLQQVTESYQRIIDHGRA; from the coding sequence ATGAATGATTCACTCGCCGCCGCGCTGGTACATCTGCGTGCGCTGGTTGCCTGCGACACGCAGAATCCGCCGCGCGCGATCGGCACGGACGGCATCTTCGATTATCTGCGTTCGGTACTGCCGGATTTTCGTATCGAAGTGATCGATCACGGCGCGGGTGCGGTGAGCATGCTGGCGGTGCGCGGCACACCCGATCTGCTGTTCAATTTTCATCTCGACACGGTGCCGCGCTCGCCAGCGTGGACGCATGATCCGCACGATCTGCACGTGACTGAGCATCGCGCCATCGGCTTGGGCGCTTGCGACATCAAAGGTGCAGCGGCGTGCATGCTTGCAGCGATCGCGCGCACGAAAGGCGATGTCGCGCTGCTGTTTTCCAGCGACGAAGAAGCGAATGATGCACGTTGCATCGCGGCGTTTCTCGCGAGCGATCATGGTTTCAAGCGTGTCGTTGTGGCCGAGCCGACCGAGGCGCACGCGGTGCTCGCGCATCGCGGCATCTGCTCGGTGCTGATGCGATTCCAGGGCAATACCGGACACGCTTCCGGCGAACGCGCTTTGCACGATAGCGCCTTGCATCAGGCAATCCGCTGGGGCCAGCGCGCGCTGGATTTTGTCGAGGCGCAGCAGCACGCACGCTTCGGCGGATTGTCCGGCCTGCGCTTCAACATCGGTCGCATCGAAGGTGGCATCAAGGCCAATATGATCGCGCCGTCGGCGGAGTTGCGTTTCGGGTTTCGCCCGCTACCGTCACAAGGTATTGATGAACTGTTGGCGGTATTTCGCGACTTTGCCGATGCGTCCGGCCTCATCCAGTTCGATGCGCTGTTTCGTGGGCCAACGCTGCCGGCCGGTGATATCGCCCACGCCGAAGCGCGTCGGCTCGAAGCGCGCGACCTGGCCGATGAACTTGAATTGCCGATCGGCAACGCCGTGGATTTCTGGACCGAGGCTTCGCTGTTTTCCGCCGCTGGTTTGACCGCACTCGTGTACGGTCCGGGCAACATCGCGCAGGCACACACCGCGGATGAATGGGTCGCACTCGATCAGCTGCAACAAGTCACCGAAAGTTACCAAAGGATCATCGATCATGGACGCGCATAA
- a CDS encoding acetylglutamate kinase, producing the protein MDAHKNTRSTIVRLLSSMASAKEIQQYLKRFSQLDASRFAVVKVGGAVLKDDLENLTSSLAFLQQVGLTPIVIHGAGPQLNEELADAGIKTPIVDGLRVTSPEALAVVRRVFQQENLKLVEALQQTGSRATSVISGVFEADFLNRRKFGLVGKVTRVNLAPIEASLKASSIPVIASLGETPGGQILNINADFAANELVVKLKPYKIIFLSGTGGLLDGEQNVIDSINLSTEYEALMQQPWLHSGMRLKIEQIHDLLDKLPLSSSVSITKPEELAKELFTHRGSGTLLRRGEKIRRVTRWKQLDLDKLKHLIESGFRRKLLPDYFKRTELHRAYVSEKYRAALLLTVENGIAHLDKFAVADDAQGEGLGRAAWQVMRDENPRLFWRARADNPVNEFYFEEADGCIKGEKWNVFWYGLTDFTEIAWCVEHCRTRPATLKG; encoded by the coding sequence ATGGACGCGCATAAAAACACGCGCTCGACCATCGTGCGGCTGCTCAGCAGCATGGCCAGCGCGAAGGAAATCCAGCAATATCTCAAACGTTTTTCGCAGCTCGATGCCTCGCGTTTTGCGGTGGTCAAGGTCGGCGGCGCGGTGCTCAAGGACGATCTGGAAAACCTCACGTCATCGCTGGCGTTTTTGCAGCAGGTCGGGCTCACTCCGATCGTAATCCACGGCGCCGGCCCGCAGCTCAACGAAGAGCTCGCCGACGCCGGCATCAAGACGCCGATCGTCGATGGTTTGCGTGTGACTTCACCCGAAGCATTGGCCGTGGTGCGGCGGGTGTTTCAGCAGGAAAACCTGAAACTGGTGGAGGCCTTGCAGCAGACCGGTTCGCGCGCGACCTCGGTGATCAGTGGCGTGTTCGAGGCGGACTTTCTGAATCGACGCAAATTCGGCCTGGTTGGCAAAGTCACGCGCGTCAATCTCGCGCCGATCGAAGCCAGCCTCAAGGCGAGCTCAATTCCGGTGATCGCCAGTCTCGGCGAAACGCCCGGCGGGCAGATACTCAACATCAACGCCGACTTCGCCGCGAACGAACTCGTGGTTAAGCTCAAGCCGTACAAGATCATTTTTCTTAGCGGCACCGGTGGCCTGCTCGATGGCGAACAAAACGTGATCGATTCGATCAACCTCAGCACCGAATACGAGGCGCTCATGCAGCAACCGTGGCTGCATTCGGGCATGCGTTTGAAGATCGAACAGATCCACGATCTGCTGGATAAATTGCCGTTATCGTCTTCGGTGTCGATCACCAAACCCGAAGAACTTGCCAAGGAATTATTCACGCATCGCGGCTCCGGCACGTTGCTGCGCCGTGGTGAAAAAATCCGTCGTGTGACGCGCTGGAAACAGCTCGATCTGGACAAACTCAAGCATCTGATCGAGTCCGGTTTTCGGCGTAAGCTGCTGCCGGATTATTTCAAGCGCACTGAGCTGCATCGCGCCTATGTCAGCGAAAAATATCGTGCGGCATTATTGCTGACAGTGGAAAATGGCATCGCTCATCTGGACAAGTTCGCGGTTGCCGACGATGCGCAAGGTGAAGGTCTTGGCCGTGCCGCGTGGCAAGTGATGCGCGACGAAAATCCGCGGCTTTTCTGGCGTGCGCGCGCCGACAATCCAGTCAACGAGTTTTATTTCGAAGAAGCCGACGGCTGCATCAAGGGCGAGAAGTGGAATGTGTTCTGGTACGGCTTGACCGACTTCACCGAGATCGCTTGGTGCGTCGAACATTGTCGAACGCGGCCGGCGACATTGAAGGGATGA
- the argC gene encoding N-acetyl-gamma-glutamyl-phosphate reductase, with protein MTQKITVGIVGARGYVGIELIRLIAAHPVLELVFVSSRELVGQPVAASVSAFSGALVYETLDAEAVAERGADVVILALPNGKAHDYVAALVRCAPQTLIIDLSADYRFDAAWFYGLPELYRENYSGQRRISNPGCYATAMQLAIAPMSDVLADAPQCFAVSGYSGAGTTPSDKNDPQKLQDNLMPYALIGHVHEREVTRHLGLAVEFMPHVAEFFRGINMTVNLHLARRFTRDEILARYREKYADQALINVQDDVPWVSQNASKHHTNIGGFVLDQNGQRLVVVATLDNLLKGAATQALQNINLALGLDELSGIVIESGNVHE; from the coding sequence ATGACGCAAAAAATCACGGTCGGCATCGTCGGCGCACGGGGCTATGTCGGTATCGAGCTGATTCGATTGATCGCCGCGCATCCCGTTTTGGAATTGGTGTTCGTGAGTTCGCGCGAGCTCGTCGGCCAGCCGGTTGCCGCCAGCGTGTCCGCATTTTCCGGAGCGCTGGTCTACGAAACTCTCGACGCGGAAGCAGTCGCCGAACGCGGTGCGGACGTGGTGATTCTCGCGCTGCCGAACGGCAAGGCGCACGACTATGTCGCCGCGCTGGTACGCTGCGCGCCGCAAACACTGATCATCGATCTCAGTGCGGATTATCGTTTCGATGCGGCGTGGTTCTACGGCTTGCCCGAACTGTATCGCGAGAATTATTCCGGTCAACGTCGCATCAGCAATCCGGGCTGTTACGCCACGGCGATGCAACTCGCGATTGCGCCGATGAGTGATGTGCTAGCCGACGCACCGCAGTGTTTTGCTGTCTCCGGTTATAGCGGCGCGGGCACCACGCCATCGGACAAGAACGATCCGCAAAAACTGCAGGATAATCTCATGCCGTACGCGCTGATCGGGCATGTGCATGAGCGTGAAGTAACGCGACATCTTGGTCTAGCTGTTGAGTTCATGCCGCATGTCGCCGAGTTTTTTCGCGGCATCAACATGACCGTAAATCTGCATCTGGCACGTCGGTTCACGCGTGATGAAATCCTTGCGCGTTATCGCGAGAAGTATGCCGATCAGGCGCTGATAAATGTGCAGGACGATGTGCCATGGGTCAGTCAAAATGCCAGCAAACATCACACGAATATCGGCGGATTTGTGCTCGACCAAAACGGTCAGCGACTGGTCGTGGTTGCCACGCTGGATAACCTGCTCAAAGGCGCAGCGACGCAGGCACTGCAGAACATCAATCTTGCGCTGGGGCTGGATGAGCTGAGCGGCATCGTCATCGAATCGGGAAACGTTCATGAGTGA
- the argH gene encoding argininosuccinate lyase → MSDLLWQKDGVAIDARIMKFLAGDDVLLDRELFLFDIQASTAHVQGLERIAILNAEESAGLQRELALLGEDFRSGKFVLDDRYEDGHSAIESRLIERLGDTGRKVHTGRSRNDQVLVASRLYLKSQLENLHAYCLAIADICLRRATSESLPLPGYTHLQRAVVSSTAMWFAGFAEAFIDNAERARQTRDWIDANPLGTAAGYGVNLPLDRGHTTTALGFSRLQISPIYAQLSRGKFEMAALEALASALLDLRRLAWDLSLFTTAEFGFVELPAQYTTGSSIMPNKRNPDVIELMRATYASVAAARCEIEQLLSLPSGYQRDLQISKGAVFHGFSRGLAALALTPDLLARLQWNAARMRAAIEPSMYATDLAVELAQAGVPFRDAYKHAANAADQSGAGRTPEQSLAARISPGAAGDLLLDELAQRLAQAKKSLAVVAS, encoded by the coding sequence ATGAGTGATTTGTTGTGGCAAAAGGATGGCGTCGCGATCGATGCGCGCATCATGAAATTTCTCGCGGGCGATGATGTGCTGCTTGATCGCGAGCTGTTCCTGTTCGATATCCAGGCCAGCACGGCGCATGTTCAAGGACTCGAGCGCATCGCGATTCTCAATGCCGAGGAAAGCGCCGGATTGCAACGCGAACTCGCACTACTTGGCGAGGATTTCCGCAGCGGAAAATTCGTGCTCGACGATCGTTATGAAGACGGGCATTCGGCGATCGAATCACGTCTGATCGAGCGACTTGGCGATACTGGTCGCAAGGTGCATACCGGGCGCAGTCGCAACGATCAGGTGCTGGTCGCGAGTCGTTTGTATTTGAAATCGCAGCTTGAAAATTTGCACGCGTATTGCCTGGCGATCGCTGATATTTGTCTGCGCCGCGCGACCAGCGAATCGCTACCACTGCCGGGTTATACGCATCTGCAGCGCGCTGTGGTCTCATCTACCGCGATGTGGTTTGCCGGGTTCGCCGAAGCGTTCATCGACAACGCCGAACGCGCGCGACAGACGCGCGACTGGATCGATGCCAATCCGCTCGGTACCGCTGCGGGTTATGGTGTGAACCTGCCGCTGGATCGTGGACACACGACAACGGCGCTGGGTTTTTCGCGCCTGCAAATCAGCCCGATTTATGCGCAGCTTTCGCGTGGAAAATTCGAGATGGCAGCGCTCGAAGCACTCGCATCGGCGCTGCTCGACCTGCGTCGGCTCGCATGGGATCTGAGCTTGTTCACTACCGCCGAATTCGGCTTCGTCGAGCTGCCCGCGCAATACACCACGGGCAGTTCGATCATGCCGAACAAGCGCAATCCCGATGTGATCGAATTGATGCGTGCAACTTACGCGTCGGTCGCGGCGGCACGTTGCGAGATCGAACAATTGCTGTCGTTGCCGTCGGGTTATCAGCGCGATCTGCAGATCAGCAAGGGCGCGGTGTTTCATGGTTTCAGTCGCGGTCTGGCTGCGCTCGCACTGACGCCTGATCTGCTCGCGCGCTTGCAGTGGAATGCGGCGCGCATGCGTGCAGCGATCGAGCCATCGATGTATGCGACCGATCTCGCGGTCGAGCTCGCGCAAGCCGGCGTGCCGTTTCGCGATGCCTACAAACATGCCGCGAATGCCGCGGATCAAAGCGGGGCAGGGCGCACGCCGGAACAGAGTCTCGCCGCGCGGATATCGCCGGGTGCGGCGGGCGATTTGCTGCTGGATGAACTCGCGCAGCGTCTTGCGCAGGCGAAAAAATCGCTGGCCGTCGTGGCGTCATGA
- the proB gene encoding glutamate 5-kinase has protein sequence MNIVPTPMSEQALPPWRRCVLKVGSSLLAASDGGLSTRYALGIAQFIAACHADGKQVVLVSSGAVAGGRAILRERGAEATTLAARQALAAVGQTKMIALWQRFFDRPTAQILLTHDDLRNRRRYLNARATLRELLRLDVLPVVNENDSVAVEELKLGDNDNLAAIVAALVDADVLLIATDIDGLYSANPRTDPNAQPIADVAAITPQILAMAGGAGSISGTGGMRTKLEAAAKAAAAGIDTVLFNGTDAQCLRLLAQDRLRGTRIRASGTHLQARKYWLRHAPAEVGGIVVDAGAARALAAGGASLLPGGIVAAEGEFKRGDMVEIYLRDEHTQQVIARGISQYAASEIRRIAGKHTREIETLLGYSYGDSVVHRDDLVACDPAPSASMLK, from the coding sequence ATGAACATCGTGCCTACGCCGATGTCTGAGCAGGCCTTGCCGCCGTGGCGTCGCTGCGTGCTGAAAGTCGGTAGCAGTTTGCTGGCCGCGAGCGATGGCGGTTTGAGCACGCGTTATGCGCTGGGTATCGCGCAGTTTATTGCTGCGTGTCACGCCGATGGCAAACAGGTCGTGCTGGTTTCTTCCGGGGCAGTGGCGGGCGGTCGCGCGATCCTGCGCGAGCGTGGCGCCGAGGCCACCACGCTCGCTGCGCGCCAGGCACTGGCGGCTGTCGGCCAGACCAAAATGATCGCGTTGTGGCAGCGTTTTTTTGACCGGCCGACCGCGCAGATATTGCTGACTCACGATGATCTGCGCAATCGTCGTCGTTACCTGAATGCGCGGGCCACCTTGCGCGAATTGTTGCGTCTCGATGTATTGCCGGTGGTGAATGAAAACGACAGCGTTGCGGTCGAGGAACTCAAGCTCGGCGACAATGACAATCTTGCCGCGATCGTCGCTGCGTTGGTGGATGCGGATGTTTTGCTGATCGCCACCGATATCGACGGTTTGTATTCGGCCAATCCGCGCACCGATCCTAATGCGCAGCCAATCGCTGATGTCGCTGCGATCACGCCACAAATTCTGGCGATGGCTGGTGGTGCCGGCAGCATCAGCGGTACCGGCGGCATGCGCACCAAGCTCGAAGCCGCCGCCAAGGCCGCCGCTGCTGGAATCGACACGGTATTGTTCAACGGCACCGACGCGCAATGCCTGCGACTACTCGCGCAGGATCGCTTGCGGGGCACGCGTATTCGCGCTAGCGGCACGCATTTGCAGGCACGCAAATACTGGCTGCGGCATGCGCCGGCGGAAGTCGGCGGCATTGTTGTCGATGCAGGTGCGGCGCGCGCGCTCGCAGCGGGCGGCGCGTCGTTGTTGCCGGGTGGCATTGTCGCCGCCGAAGGTGAATTCAAGCGCGGCGATATGGTGGAGATTTACTTGCGCGACGAACATACTCAGCAAGTGATCGCGCGTGGCATCAGCCAATATGCGGCGAGTGAAATCCGTCGCATCGCCGGCAAACACACGCGCGAAATCGAAACGCTGCTCGGCTACAGCTATGGCGATAGTGTGGTGCATCGCGACGATCTGGTGGCCTGCGATCCCGCGCCATCAGCGTCAATGCTAAAATAA